The Vicia villosa cultivar HV-30 ecotype Madison, WI unplaced genomic scaffold, Vvil1.0 ctg.000659F_1_1, whole genome shotgun sequence genome has a window encoding:
- the LOC131630218 gene encoding F-box/kelch-repeat protein At3g23880-like has protein sequence MNLLPPNVSPSPVFLPEELVAEVLSFLPVKTLLRLRCVSKLWKSLISHPTFVRQHLNRSAGNADLTLVSSFLGLIYFKTFPLLDPITMTLPNDPYHQLNDIDGFNIVGSCNGLLCLLGFSYIGHKDMYLRFWNPATRIISEKLGYFSDHTDPYHPRNLTFGYDDSTDTYKVVCFIPNTREVRVFNLGHNAWRNIQNSPLDHYYKMNVVNLNGRVIWLEIHNDTGLGPIISLDLSTETHTRFLPPQGFDEGLLIESKLSVLNDCLCFSHDLKLTELVIWQMKEFGVEDSWTQIFKISYDILDINEIFLLLPLCLLEKNDTLILTDKFLSQFVLYNWRDDRAKSIHKSWPLNSKIYVESLVWYG, from the coding sequence ATGAATCTCCTTCCTCCCAACGTCTCACCGTCGCCGGTATTCCTGCCGGAAGAACTTGTCGCGGAAGTGCTTTCCTTTCTTCCGGTCAAAACACTCCTTCGACTGAGATGTGTCAGTAAGTTATGGAAGTCACTCATCTCTCATCCCACCTTTGTCAGACAACACCTTAATCGATCCGCCGGGAATGCGGACCTCACACTTGTATCTTCTTTTCTGGGTCTGATATATTTCAAAACTTTTCCTTTGTTGGATCCAATCACTATGACTCTTCCCAATGATCCTTACCATCAATTGAATGATATTGACGGCTTCAATATTGTTGGTTCCTGCAATGGTTTGCTCTGCTTGTTAGGTTTCTCTTACATTGGGCATAAAGATATGTATCTTCGTTTTTGGAATCCTGCCACGAGAATAATATCAGAAAAATTAGGGTATTTTAGTGATCATACGGACCCATACCATCCTCGTAATTTGACATTTGGTTATGATGATTCAACTGATACTTATAAGGTTGTCTGTTTCATTCCAAATACAAGAGAGGTTAGAGTTTTTAATCTTGGCCATAATGCTTGGAGAAATATTCAAAATTCTCCTCTGGATCATTATTATAAGATGAATGTTGTTAATTTGAATGGTAGAGTTATTTGGTTGGAAATTCATAATGACACTGGTTTAGGGCCAATTATATCACTAGATTTGAGCACAGAGACACATACTCGGTTTCTACCACCTCAGGGATTTGACGAAGGACTACTTATTGAATCAAAACTAAGTGTGTTAAATGATTGTCTTTGTTTTTCCCATGATCTCAAACTAACTGAGTTAGTTATATGGCAAATGAAAGAGTTTGGAGTTGAAGACTCTTGGACTCAAATCTTTAAAATTAGTTATGATATTTTAGATATAAATGAAATTTTTCTGTTGTTGCCCTTATGCCTTTTGGAGAAGAATGATACACTAATATTGACAGACAAATTTCTAAGTCAGTTTGTTCTCTATAATTGGAGAGATGATAGAGCAAAAAGCATCCATAAATCTTGGCCGTTGAATTCCAAGATttatgttgaaagtttggtttggTATGGTTGA
- the LOC131630219 gene encoding F-box protein At1g11270-like has translation MYYGSTLQLQIFYTVCHINIRSPNMSRLPVFLPEELVVEVLSFLPVKSLLQLRCVSKSWKSLISDPTFVKVHLNRSARNADITIISSFVVEDEAAFYLMENPPIIVNRFNDSYHQLKDKDCNSIIGSCNGLLCLLGLSYINDHREMCFSFWNPATRTISEKLGYSSEHKDLHRPHNLIFGYDDSTGTYKVVYFISHTTQVRVFSLGHNVWRNIQNSPLDHECIMNVVQLSGSFIWLANHNYIGKKIVIVSLNLGTEIHTQLLPPPSFDDEPIINPNLSVLKDCLCFSHDFNQTHFVIWQMKEFGVEDSWTQFLKISYHNNLQIDDPYDEFNYSLLPLFLLEKKDTLLLTNTYQQRQIILYNWRDNSVKRINKSWPFHSKNYVESLVWYR, from the exons aTGTATTAT GGTTCCACTTTGCAGCTCCAAATTTTCTATACTGTCTGTCACATAAATATCCGTTCTCCCAACATGTCACGGTTGCCGGTATTTCTTCCGGAAGAACTTGTTGTCGAAGTGCTTTCCTTTCTTCCCGTCAAATCTCTCTTGCAACTAAGATGTGTCAGTAAGTCATGGAAGTCACTCATCTCCGATCCCACCTTTGTCAAAGTACACCTTAATCGATCTGCACGGAATGCGGACATTACGATTATATCTTCTTTCGTTGTTGAGGATGAGGCAGCGTTTTATTTGATGGAAAACCCTCCAATCATCGTCAATCGTTTCAATGATTCTTACCATCAATTGAAAGATAAGGACTGCAACTCTATAATTGGTTCTTGCAATGGATTGCTATGTTTGTTAGGTCTTTCTTACATCAATGACCATAGAGAGATGTGTTTTAGTTTTTGGAATCCTGCCACTAGAACAATATCAGAAAAATTAGGGTATTCTAGTGAACATAAAGACCTACACCGTCCTCATAATTTGATATTTGGTTATGATGATTCAACCGGCACTTATAAGGTGGTCTATTTCATTTCTCATACAACACAGGTAAGAGTTTTTAGTTTGGGCCATAATGTTTGGAGAAATATTCAAAATTCTCCTCTGGATCATGAGTGCATAATGAACGTTGTGCAATTGAGTGGTAGCTTCATTTGGTTGGCAAATCATAATTACATCggtaaaaaaattgtgattgtttCTCTTAATTTAGGCACCGAAATACACACTCAATTGTTGCCTCCTCCGAGTTTTGATGATGAGCCAATTATTAATCCAAATCTAAGTGTGTTAAAGGATTGTCTTTGTTTTTCTCATGATTTCAATCAAACTCATTTTGTTATATGGCAAATGAAGGAATTTGGAGTGGAAGACTCTTGGACTCAATTCCTTAAAATTAGTTATCATAATAATCTTCAAATAGATGATCCATATGATGAATTCAACTATAGCTTGTTGCCATTATTTCTTTTGGAGAAGAAAGATACACTGTTATTGACAAACACATATCAACAACGTCAGATAATTCTCTATAATTGGAGAGATAATAGTGTTAAAAGAATCAATAAATCTTGGCCGTTTCATTCCAAGAAttatgttgaaagtttggtttggTATCGTTGA
- the LOC131630214 gene encoding F-box/kelch-repeat protein At3g06240-like translates to MNLLPPNFSPSPVFLPEELVVEVLSFLPVKSLLRLRCVSKSWKSFISDPTFVKRHLNRSALNADFTLVSSWNEVSFTTFCLLENPPIITTLPNGHYRQLNDKYDFYIVGSCNGLLCLLADSCILGNTDKHIRVWNPATRTISEKLGYSYQTDLCYPLSLTFGYDDSTDTYKVVHFIPDTTMVRVFSLGHNVWRKIQNSPLDHDFRMDVVNLSGSFNWLAVHDYTRKRVITSLDLSTETHTHFLPPQGVDEEPFINPNLSVLNECLCFSRDFKQTHFVIWQMKKFGVEDSWTLILKIRYNNLQIFHLFPLLPLCLLEKNDTLLLIDELRNQMIHYNWRYNIAKRFNVSWQFNSKNYVESLVWYC, encoded by the coding sequence ATGAATCTCCTTCCTCCCAACTTCTCGCCGTCGCCGGTATTCCTCCCAGAAGAACTTGTTGTGGAAGTTCTTTCCTTTCTTCCCGTCAAATCACTCCTCCGACTGAGATGTGTCAGTAAGTCATGGAAGTCATTCATCTCTGATCCCACCTTTGTCAAACGGCACCTTAATCGATCTGCACTAAATGCAGATTTCACACTTGTATCTTCTTGGAATGAGGTATCTTTCACAACTTTCTGTTTGTTGGAGAATCCTCCGATCATTACCACTCTTCCCAATGGTCATTACCGTCAATTGAATGATAAATACGACTTCTATATTGTTGGTTCCTGCAATGGTTTGCTCTGCTTGTTAGCTGATTCTTGCATCCTTGGGAATACTGATAAGCATATCCGTGTTTGGAATCCTGCCACAAGAACAATATCAGAAAAGTTAGGGTATTCTTATCAAACGGACTTATGTTATCCTCTTAGTTTGACATTTGGTTATGATGATTCAACTGATACTTATAAGGTGGTGCATTTCATTCCTGATACAACAATGGTAAGAGTTTTTAGCCTGGGCCATAATGTTTggagaaaaattcaaaattctcCTCTAGATCATGATTTTAGGATGGATGTTGTTAATTTGAGTGGTAGCTTCAATTGGTTGGCAGTTCATGATTACACCAGAAAACGGGTAATTACTTCACTTGATTTGAGCACAGAGACACATACTCACTTTCTACCCCCTCAGGGTGTAGATGAGGAGCCATTTATCAATCCAAATCTAAGTGTCTTAAATGAATGTCTTTGTTTTTCTCGTGATTTCAAACAAACACATTTTGTTATATGGCAAATGAAAAAGTTTGGAGTTGAAGACTCTTGGACTCTAATCCTCAAAATTAGGTATAATAATCTTCAAATATTTCACCTTTTTCCGTTGTTGCCATTATGCCTTTTGGAGAAGAATGATACATTATTATTGATAGACGAACTCCGGAATCAGATGATTCACTATAATTGGAGATATAATATAGCAAAAAGATTCAATGTATCTTGGCAGTTCAATTCCAAAAAttatgttgaaagtttggtttggTACTGTTGA